The genomic interval tatgtaagtacttcatattttaaatatctctcgaaatatgttgaagctcattagataAGAGACCTAatttttaatcttggaaaatatttttttagtaaacaaaacaaaatttcatgatttgagaagcaaagagagtttttaaaaagaaatcttaaaaacagcaTTTTTGAACTAGATAGAAGCCTGACTGAAAACCCTCAGTAGGCTGACATATTTAATGTTTTTAAGATGGACTTACAGAAGGTCGTCAGGTGATTGACCAAACCTTTATAAAAGTCTGACGAGGTAAACTAAGAAGCTTGACTGCATTTTGCCAGctgactgccaccctactaatTTTCAAATTAAACTGAGATTTAAAGTGATAGGCGCCTGACCTAAAGTGATAGGCTCCTGCCCCAcggtaaaatttaaatttttataacaggaaagtttttaaaatttgattgcttgaggctcaaacttatttaaaacttgggcactactccaagtaaacttggggaccaggtaaattactttttaaaatctataaatagcctccaaggccattgattttatacaccaagaaatagAAAATCTGATTGTAAGCTAAAAAGACTTGttgttctctcttgctcaaatctttgctcaTCTGATAATGCTGAATTTCTGAAAGAGTTGATCCATCCTAATCTGTTCTTACTACTTATTCTCATCTAAGAAGGAATCTTGATGaaatctaatcttgagcttcatcttatttcatattgatatttaaattttaagtgcatagtgattgaaattgtactaatctgctttgtaTGAAAGCATCATTGTATGcagctcttgtttcttgtttttgacgattccaagttgttggatcattgaccaagcatggggtatcgcttggagaggtgactactctagcctattgaaggagtgcccaagcgtggggtatcgcttggagaggtgattactctagactactgaaggagtgtgtgatggttttgttccgcccggaaaggaacttgtatagtggaatccttaggttgcttacctaaggcgaggacgtaggctggggataagccgaacctcgtaaaaaaatgtggtgtcactctctttcccttactctctttattttcagcatagattaattgcgtggatgatttatatttcttaatcataaaaactacgtggattggattttaaataagctgaagtttaatttgtttttgggattgcggaaaccgaaagggaataTGTTGGTTGATCGAtaatttgtggaaaccttaagggagtacgttgattggttaacaacccaaaacctattaacggaaggtttatttgaaatatgaattttggaaagagtgtggatgttatattgattatcatattgaaagatcaattacattaaccacaaggcttgaatcaaataatcatataTACAGGGCAGCATACAActcaatatcttgaattcttgaaaagctgTAAATTGCAAAAAGAAGTTGCATAGTATATCTTAATTTGAatattgattggtttgattggttgattaagttttgttgggtgattgtggattgaataaaaagaactaagtttttgtgtgattgttaaatcaaaaaaaaggtcaagaattcattaaaagaattaaaagaggttaagaatcttaaaaagaattaaaataaaattttaaataacccaattcacccctccccccttttgagactacaccttagttttcaattggtatcagagaaaggttgtagcaaatcctaactagaagctacataaagatctataagGCACACTTAGACGTGACTCCCTTTGGAgatggtcaatcctcaactaggcctcccatcttttgtggtttaaattatacattttggaaacaaaggattagaatctaccttcaaacaatggattggaaagcatggaaggttgtcacacatggtgacttaatttcTACTAAAATCGTAGATGGCAAGGAAATATCCAAAGAAGAAAAacagatgaccgacaatgaccataagatgcttCAAGTAAATTcgagtgctatgaatgcattatgttgtgctcttgacataaatgaatttactAGGGTCGTGGCTTGCAAATtagccaaggaaatatgggataaattagaagttacttatgaaagaaccattgatgttagagatagtagaatagacatgctcataaccgagtatgaagccttcaagatgaactcagatgaatcaattacaaacatgtatacaaggttcgcacatattataaactctttcaatgctttaggaaaaacatactcaaccTATGAGATTATCCGTAAAATTCTtaaagggctgccacctatatgggaaccaaaagccaaaggaagaaatttgaaaaacacatccctagatgaactcataggatcccttcttacatatgaaatgtctatgaatgaaagaaatggaaaatctaaagcccaggAATCAATTGTTTtcaaaacttcaaacaaaaactttagtgatgaagatgaagatgagatGGATATAAGTGAAATAGCCTACATATCGAAGAagcttgcaaaaatccttagaaataaGAATAAATTCACAAGAAAAATCCGGAACTCAAaatccgaatcagatgaagaagaaactagaaagaaaaaattaaggGCTGATCCCCCAAcctgttataattgtaagaaagatggacacataaaaccagactatccacaacttaagaaggactccaaaaaaaaaaagaaaaaagcaatgaaagtcactacttgagacaacatgagtacaagtagttcacaaagtgaatcaagtgacccaAGAAGTtacttatacttgctttatgacatgggacgatgatgaagaacaaagctcttcatccaaattgGTTAATGAATATAATAGTGATTCggctaatgaatccaatgatgagagtatgtcatcttataatgagttacaaaatgaattattcaaggttcataagattctagtcaaAGTAATTAGACgatatatttcattgaaaaataaaaataaagctatAATGaaggagttagaatcccttaaatttactaaaagagaaaaagatttaaaaatcaagaaaataaaaaaataagaatgaagttgtgataaaagagttagaatctaaaaatcttttcgaaaaagaaaaagatttgaaaatcaagagattagaaagcaagaatgaaaagttgatgaaggaattagaagacttaagatcccaatactctatggaaaatgagaaagatcaatatatttctgaattagagaataaaatcagaaaaatatctCAAATCAAAAGagggcaaaaatatacaaaattcagaaatttatgatcttaagagagaaattgaggatcaagccaaaatcatctataacttcacaaaaggaaaagtaaattttgacaaaatgattagCTCACAAAGAATTTCTTTCAATGAAGAAGGCATagattcaatggaattgagaaTACAAAGAGAAAGAATATTTACACgaaatactttacaaaagcctctaaagattatgctagcacctcttcaaatgtttacactcacaccacatacttcctatgtaagaagaataggcatataaagtttgaatgtccattaaagagaaagggtataaaaactaaacaaatttggaaagtaaaagaaacatcccttgttaaaccatccgaaaccaaaaaagtatgggtaccaagataagaAACTAGTTCTCTTGTTtggaattaagaaagctaaaaacATGATAAAAATGGATTAGTAATaactcaaaaagaaaattctcgttcaaatctatggaaaattatttcttaatacaaggatattaaactaattgaaaatctcaaagaagagtctaagagcttattgacaactataacattgagacaaataaaaacaaaaataatattgTTAGCcttaatcaatgaatgaatcatacaaggcttaacttagaaagtattaagatttgaaacgcaatatgaattttgggtgttcatatgaaattaaaagaaaagaaaatctgaagtaAATTGAGTTTATTGCACGAGTATTTTAATGAAGAAGAAAGCTTGGCAGAGAAATTGTGaaagaaacaaactttaaaagaaaacaaaggtcagctgactgaccatAAGCTCAGCCAATTGACtgaaggtaaaatttttaaacaagtttTAATAGAACttaaatttaatatgaaatatatttgagaataagagatacttgtgcaacataagaacaattaaagaaaaagtgtagttcaatgcacatgataatgatatactTCATGCTTATATAAAATGTTGATATGCTATATACTTCTATGCTACATACTTACATGCTGATATCTTGATAgttccaaagatatgaaaatgatttgacttatattaatgatttatggctcactatatattgaaaatttgagcatgaagttattgagcatgattttgaagcatgaattttgatatgatattgatatatgaatatgaaattaattcttgatcatacatgctaatgatggatcacatggataaacttatttGTCTTGTACTAGACTACATGTGCTTATTCATAATCTTCTTTATGTTACTAATGTCAAAAAGGAGAGAAagttgaattgaaaaattggcatctaaataATCTGGTATCCATGAGCAGAACATGAtatgacattagcattggtatctatgaagtatattggtatccatgaatatatcaattggtatttgagcaagacagcataattatatccatgagcatgttatgatattgatgatattgacatgatattggtattagtATTCATGagcacatgcatgatatgaataaatatttgaagcatgggatgataaacttaaaagtataattggtatcaaatctaaatgtattaaattcagggggagtattatgactcattacttatattatgatttttccctaatatttgaagcatgggatgataagGTTTCATTTAATAAGAGATAAGAGAGAAGATGGAGATTAGATGGATGAGATAGGGACAGCCACATGATGATAATCATCTATTTATAACATAAAAGAAATTATTAGTCAAGCATGTGAACCTCAAAGGCAATTTAGATAGCTTTTCAAATCCAAGAGAAGCACTGCTACTGTTCTTAAAGTGTTGGAATATTTCTCcatttaagatatatatatatatatatgcatttggATAACTTGGCCATATAGCTCTCATgtcaaaattaacaaaaaaaatagttaattagAATCAGGTTAACACTGTAAAACAAGTAATAGATAACATTAATAGCCCAAAAGAaatagtgagagagagagagagagagagagagagagagagagagagagagagagagagattaagaaAAGTCAAATATTAAGAAAGGCAAATGGTGATTCTGCACAAGTTCTCATTCCGAGACAATTGCCAGACATTTTTCCAAGTTGCAACTTGGATGCACATCTAGTGATGGCACTTTGTTTCTTGGATCACCACATATCGTTTCTAGTCATAGAAAATAAAAgggctattaaaaaaaaaaggaaagactTTGACTATAGACTTTTATCTATATAAAATTCTTAAACCTTCATATCTTCCTAGATACTTCCTCCTAGGAACTCTGACCCATTCTTTTCAATCTTCTTGTAACCAAACCTTGTGCAAAAGGGTCACGTTTATTATGGAAGTACTCTTATCTTCCATCACACAAAATCTTCATAAATAGCCTTCTATGCCTTACACTTCTCATTCCCACAAACCAGCCATGGCTGCATTGTCATTTGCTACCTTGCTATTATGCCTCTTCTCTCTGCTTCTCAGCCATGCTGTTGTTGAACTTGAGGCTTCCCACCATGTCTACAGAAACTTACAATCTCTTCCGTCCAACTCATCTGCCTATCAACCTTACAGGACCTCCTATCACTTCCAGCCTCCCAAGAACTGGATCAATGGTATTTCTTCACCAGCTGTTCTGTTTTTCTATTGTTAATGTTTTTTTCCTTCCTAAACTTATCGATTTCTTTTTATGTTATGTTAATATGTTATTGTCTCTAAATGCTTGTTTTCCTCTTGTTTGTGTCATTTGTCATGTCTGCTTGTGGAATGGACCAATGGGTGCGTGGTGACATTCACAGATCCTAATGGTGAGTTCTTTTCAGCTTTTAAGACTGTTTTATGGCTTTCTGCAATCAGATCATATGCCTGTCTCAATTCACATCatgaaattaaagaaaatttaataaataaataaataaaaaggaaattcaGTCCCAATTACATGTAGAATAACCCAAGGTCTACAATGCAGCATATATGAACTTAGAATTAGAAATGAACATAAACACACTGGCCAATGGTATGTTTGGGTTTTCCATGACCTAATGGTTGGTTCTTTCATGTTTCTTAACCCTGCAGGAGTAATGATCTATAAGGGAATTTACCATTTGTTCTACCAGTACAATCCACTTGGAGCAGTTTGGGGCAACATTGTTTGGGCCCACTCAACATCCAAGGATCTCATCAACTGGATCCCTCATGATCCTGCAATCAGCCCATCGCAGCCGTCCGATATCAACGGCTGCTGGTCGGGCTCCACTACTATCCTCCCGGGGGACAAACCAGTCATTCTCTACACTGGAATTAACCCACAGAATCAGCAGGTCCAAAATTTGGCCATGCCCAAGAACCTATCTGATCCATACCTCAGAGAATGGATCAAGTCTCCTCATAACCCATTAATGGCACCAACTCCCATTAACAAGATCAATGCAAGCTCATTTAGAGACCCAACCACAGCCTGGAAAGGCCCTGATGGGAGATGGAGGGTAATTGTCGGCAACAAGAGGCGTAAGAGAGGAATGGCTATTTTATATAGAAGCAAGGATTTTGTTAATTGGGCTAAAGCCCAGCACCCACTCCATTCTTCCAATGACAATGGAATGTGGGAGTGCCCGGACTTCTATCCGGTTCAGATGAACAGCAGCAAAGGTGTTGATACATCCATGATTGGTTCAAACATTAAACATGTGCTCAAAGTTAGCCTTGATGATACTAAGCATGAGTACTACACAATTGGGACTTATTACCATGACAAGGATAACTATGTTCCTGATAAGGGATCAGTGGACAACGATTCGGGCTTGAGGTATGATTATGGGAAATTTTATGCTTCGAAGACTTTCTTCGACAGCTCCACAGGCCGGAGGATCTTGTGGGGTTGGATTAATGAATCGTCGAGTGAGAAAGAAGATATCAAGAAGGGGTGGTCTGGAGTTCAGGTAACTTGCGAATTCCACTCCCAAAAAAAATGAACATGCACATAAAATTACTGCTTGGATAACTGAAAAGAATTGTTCCATGATTAAgttatagaaaaaataaataaatgttagCTTGTTCAATTCTTAATTGTCATTTTACAGGCAATTCCAAGGAGCATCTGGCTTGATAAATCTGGGAAACAATTGGTGCAATGGCCGGTTGCAGAAATCGAAAAGCTTCATGAGAATCAAGCGAAGATGAGAAGCATTGAGCTTAAAGGAGGGTCAACCCGTGAAATCTCTGGTGTTAAGGCAATACAGGTGAGTTTGTTCATGAGTTCACAAATTAGCCAGTGGTGGATTTTACCAAAATATCcacaaagaaaaaaatgaaataaagtaAAAGATTTCCACAGATGCCATCATTCAAAGCATGTCTAAAAAACCCATGTAAAAGATTGTAAGTCAACTGTCTTCTGTAAAAAATTCTTTGATAAGTAACAATGAAATGGAATtggtttttttacttttattacaCTCTCAATTCATTCTAATTCAACATAACAAATATTACGTAATGATATGCGTGTCTTTTGCATACTTTAAAAATTGGTTTGTTTATTTGTTTGGTTTTGCAGGCAGATGTGGAGATTTCATTTAAGATAACAGATTTTAAGGAAGCAGAGTTTTTGGACCCAAGTTGGAAAAATCCACAAGAGCTTTGTGGTCAGAAAGGTGCATCAGTGAAAGGTGGACTAGGACCCTTTGGGTTGCTGGTCCTGGCTTCTAAGGGCTTGCAAGAGCACACGGCTGTGTTTTTTAGAATATTCAGAGCTCAAAAGGGTTATGTGGTGCTCATGTGCAGTGACCAAAGCaggtccctctctctctctctctctctctctctctctctttctctctcaagctaTCGGGTCATACCAAACTTAGGGAATTTTTTCATGTTGACAGGTCCTCACTAAATGAACAAAATGACAAAACCACCTATGGAGCTTTTGTGGACTTGAACCCAGTGCTCGAGGAAGTGTCACTAAGGAGCTTGGTGAGTTGAtctaaatattatttatataatacaatATGTTTacgtgctatatatatatatgcttattaAATGATCACAAGTTTTCAAGTCATTCTCACAGGATGGTCATGACCTTCCTTTGTCATTGCATTCATGTGATCAAATAAATAGAAAGGGGAAAGAAGATCGGCCAAGTGTGACCAAAGAAAACTCCCCAAACCAAACACCTATTGCCAATTTTTATTAGCCAATAACCTTGCACACTCTATCTAATTAAACTACAATAGTTTTCAATTTAACAACATGCCCAAGTGCAatgcttaaaaataataataataataaaaataataatttttacaatttttcaaattaaattataaaatgatGCCGTCTGGAATCTGCTATGATGCCGTCTGAATGGAAAGTGGTTTGACTTTAGGGTAAAAGAATATTATTTCTGTCTTTGGTGAAGGACTGGCAGCCAAACTCCTAAGTACTGGTTGTTCTTGATGAGTTTGGGCCTCTGCAATATATCTTTCAAGATCTGCCCTGTGTCTTTTGCGTGGTTTTACTTATTAGCTTTGTATCTTCTAGAGCCAAAAAAGAGTCATCACCAGTGTGTATGGAGCCTGCAGTGTGGTAGAGAAGGTCATCACAGCTTTTTCTTTACCACTAAAAGTTTTGTGTTTGTTGAATTGCTGAAAATGGTGGTATTTCAATTTCCCACAGCCAAAAGCATTTTACTTGTCCTTATCCAATAAAAGAAGAAGAGATATAAGTGGACATTTGCACATGCAAATGCAAAAGTCCTTGGACCATGGTTAATTTACTGCCTTTGTGGGCTATCTTGACAAGGTCAATTTCCAACATTTGTGAAGGGCATGATTCGTGCTCCACTTTATAGGGTTTTTTATCTAATGGGTGAAGGGCTGATTCCGTGTGCAGGTAGACCACTCCATAGTGGAGAGCTTCGGAGGAGGGGGGAAGAGTTGCATCACTGCTAGGGTTTATCCCCTATTGGCTGTTGAAGATGAAGCCCACTTGCATGCCTTCAATAATGGGACCGCAGCTGTAACCATTTCAAGGCTTAGTGCTTCAAGCATGAAGAAAGCTCAGATCTCTTGAATTAATTAGGAAAGTGGGGGGTTGATGGATTTGTATTGAGTAAAAATGAGTCAGCATATTATCACCATTATTTACACTAATTAACAGATTTGAAAGTTACGGTCAACATTGTATAATGAATGCTTTCAGCATTATCCCTTTTTTGTTTaagtttctttttaaaaaaacaatTTGGTCAATGCTTAAGTGCATTCATAGTTGAGTTTAGCAGTCTCTTAGTAGACACATTTAGAACtaaaattttcatgttaaaaCTCTCCCGTTGAATCTTAAAATGAGTGGGAAGAAGGGTATAAGATGGATAGTGTGAGCTTTCAATCAAAAGAATACTTGAGTTAACCCCAACAGAAGAGTGAGTCCTACCCAATGAGTGGGAAGGGCATAAGAAGGAAAATGTGAGCTTTCAATCAAAACAATAGTTGGGTTTAACCCGAATATAAGTGTGTAGACAGGCCAAATTGCTCCTGCAAACCTCTTGACTCACTGTCACCATCAAGAGATACATTTAATTAAGAGCGACAAATTTGATTCTTCAATTTCAAACAGTAAAAACCTAACAAAACGTAGTACAGAATATCTCGAGCTAATGGCAAATTCCCTAAGAGTTGGTTTATAGTCTTAAGTGAGTTCAACCAGAGTGCTTCCTcccctccaccaccaccactcaACCAAACCAAAGCTTTCGTGCTACAAAAACCTTTAAAGATTTGTTGGGTTGTTGTAATTagtaaaaattttggaaaatgtgcATTCTGAAGATTACAAGGAACCTAAAATTTCCACAAAAtgcccttttgttttttttttttttttttaagtaattcaaattcttgtaaaaaaaataaatatataaaaacataaaaatccaaCTTTCTACGCAACGATTTTCCAAATGTGCACAAGGGACCAAGTGTAACGGTCCTGGGTTCAACTCCGGTGAGGTATTGTCCGTGCCTCACGGGATTGCTTTATAAAAGGCACCTCATATAGATGGAGTCAAAATCATCTTTATAAACCCAAGATCTCCCTAATACATCCGACGTGGGACCCTAACACGCTCTCTTGTCCAATCTCTGGTGCCCTCGTTAGAATGGCTTACACCTCTATGTAAGATATGATTTTAAATCACAGTAGCAGGTAGCGTAATGCAACGGTAACAGGTGCACCGAGAAGCAGGAGTTGTGGATGTCACATAACGGGAAGCGGATGTAACAATAGTGATTTTTTTTCAAGCActcacaaccttgtgcatatacttgcatcttttaagtttttaactcttcttaaaaagagttttagtgtagtTTGACCATTTATTTCAACTAAGTTATTTGATCAAGGCAaaaagtttatatttgttttaaaccaccatttataggaaaaatgtgtatgtgtgtgtgtgtgtatctttttatacttttcatttttcttatgtgtgataaattcttatgtgtgctaaattaattaataaaaaaatacattatacactccattaatctattagacacataagataTTCAAATAATACAACTATTAAATAAATAGAAAAAGATAAAAGGGTTGAAGCTTGAacatatagaacataaatatcaacttactaatataatcaaaataaaacatttttctaacaagttaatattttcaaattgttaattaatgcaacTCTTAAGTGTTTAAAAAAATAGTACATtttgcatcatcatcatccttATTACAATTTTTTTCCCTTCTTGCCACATAATATATTGAGAATGATCTATGAAAGACGAGGAAAAAAGTAAGaagaaagttaaaaataaaatatattttttttggcatAACAAAGCGATGCAGTACATAACAACTGCTAcgaccgtgatttttcttcccatcGATTTCACGATGTGTAACAATATTAATAaccaaaaattatttaaaaccatAACATAAAATCCATCCACATGATAGCAAGAGATTGCTTCCCAAAATATTTGACGAGTATAAACTTCACGCCTCAATTTTGAGTCGTGTAGGATTGAGCAAAATTTAGtagaaataagaaataagaaataagaaatgCACACAACCAAGAACACATCTCCAAACAGGAACGTATCACAAGGGCACAAAGGATAACCCACAACCAAAAAATAGACATATATTACATTAGAGCACAAAACAATTCCAGTTTCACAATTACGTGAGAACACACTTTCGAACCCATCATAAACTGGATTGACTGATCATCTAAAACCCAAAAAAGAGAAGTATAAATAGTTCCGCTGTAAATCCATGGCTCCGAGGAACTGAAGACACCACCAAAAGAATCCCAACAAATTTAGAGCTCccgcaaagagagagagagagagagagagagagagagagagagagagagagagagagggagacgaGGGAAAAAACAAATAAACAGGCTATGAATTATATTAATAACAGGGTGAggacccaaaaccctgaaccagGACACTGCTAATAccatcataattttcataaaccaGTGTGTTCTGAAATCATTTTAACACTACTGCTGCTTGCACTCTGGAGGACGCTCGCCTGTCTGACCTTCCCCAGTTTGAACCCTTCCACTCCTCTGCAGTTTGCggaatcaaaattcaaattatatattACATTATACAATAGAAAAGGGGATTTATAAATTCTGTGCATGAACCAACACCAACACTGAAACATCATCTCACCTTGGGTCCAGCAGAGGACTGcaaaaaaagtataaaaagaaaTAACCGCAAAGGAAAAGAAACATCAGGCACTTGAAGCACTacaaatttcaattcaaataaaAGGAGAGAAGGAAATTTAAGAATCTTTCTAATAAATTCACCTTCTTCTTGCTCTTGCCTTCCTCCTCGACTTCATCCTCGTCGTCCTCATCATCCTCGTCATCCTCCTCATCCTCATCGTCCTCATCTTCATTTTCATCaccatcttcatcttcttctataTCTTCATATTCA from Malania oleifera isolate guangnan ecotype guangnan chromosome 9, ASM2987363v1, whole genome shotgun sequence carries:
- the LOC131164934 gene encoding beta-fructofuranosidase, insoluble isoenzyme CWINV1-like translates to MPYTSHSHKPAMAALSFATLLLCLFSLLLSHAVVELEASHHVYRNLQSLPSNSSAYQPYRTSYHFQPPKNWINGVMIYKGIYHLFYQYNPLGAVWGNIVWAHSTSKDLINWIPHDPAISPSQPSDINGCWSGSTTILPGDKPVILYTGINPQNQQVQNLAMPKNLSDPYLREWIKSPHNPLMAPTPINKINASSFRDPTTAWKGPDGRWRVIVGNKRRKRGMAILYRSKDFVNWAKAQHPLHSSNDNGMWECPDFYPVQMNSSKGVDTSMIGSNIKHVLKVSLDDTKHEYYTIGTYYHDKDNYVPDKGSVDNDSGLRYDYGKFYASKTFFDSSTGRRILWGWINESSSEKEDIKKGWSGVQAIPRSIWLDKSGKQLVQWPVAEIEKLHENQAKMRSIELKGGSTREISGVKAIQADVEISFKITDFKEAEFLDPSWKNPQELCGQKGASVKGGLGPFGLLVLASKGLQEHTAVFFRIFRAQKGYVVLMCSDQSRSSLNEQNDKTTYGAFVDLNPVLEEVSLRSLVDHSIVESFGGGGKSCITARVYPLLAVEDEAHLHAFNNGTAAVTISRLSASSMKKAQIS